From a single Brassica oleracea var. oleracea cultivar TO1000 chromosome C5, BOL, whole genome shotgun sequence genomic region:
- the LOC106294813 gene encoding uncharacterized protein At1g10890 isoform X2 has protein sequence MRRRSRSISPRRPRSRSVTPKRRSPTPKRYKRQKSRSSSPSPARRSPATTLELAKNRNGEKLIKEEEERKRRQQEAELKLIEEETTKRVEEAIMKKVEESLQSEKIKMEILTLLEEGRKRLNEEVAAQLEKEKAASLIEAKEKEGVMRCLLQEREQQGIEEMSRIEEENRKKIEEAQLKEAMERQRKEEERYRELEERQRRKEEAMRKKKAEEEEERLKQMKLLGKNKSRPKLSFALSSK, from the exons ATGAG ACGAAGAAGTCGTTCTATTTCTCCTAGGCGCCCCCGGAGTCGATCTGTTACTCCTAAGCGACGTTCACCAACACCAAAACGTTACAAAAGACAAAAGAGTAGGAGCTCTTCTCCATCTCCTGCAAGAAGATCTCCTGCCACAACCCTTGAGTTAGCTAAAAATAGGAATGGGGAAAAACTAATCAAAGAAGAGGAAGAACGGAAAAG GCGACAGCAGGAAGCAGAGCTAAAGCTAATAGAGGAAGAAACTACTAAACGGGTTGAAGAAGCTATTATGAAAAAGGTTGAAGAAAGCTTACAGTCTGAGAAAATCAAAATGGAAATTCTAACGCTCCTGGAGGAAGGACGAAAGAGACTTAATGAAGAAGTCGCAGCTCAACTTGAGAAGGAGAAGGCAGCTTCTCTTATCGAAGCCAAAGAAAAAGAG GGCGTCATGCGGTGTTTGTTGCAGGAAAGAGAGCAACAAGGGATAGAAGAGATGTCGAGAATCGAAGAGGAGAACCGGAAGAAAATAGAAGAAGCTCAGCTGAAAGAAGCAATGGAGAGGCAAAGGAAAGAGGAGGAACGTTATCGGGAGCTTGAGGAGCGTCAAAGACGGAAGGAAGAAGCGATGCGAAAGAAGAAAGCAGAAGAGGAAGAAGAACGTCTAAAACAGATGAAACTGTTGGGTAAAAACAAATCACGCCCTAAACTATCGTTTGCCTTAAGCTCCAAGTGA